In Elephas maximus indicus isolate mEleMax1 chromosome 7, mEleMax1 primary haplotype, whole genome shotgun sequence, the following proteins share a genomic window:
- the LOC126079814 gene encoding olfactory receptor 4C16-like gives MRLNNTVTEFILLGLTQDLVKKKIAFAFFFLFYLGTLLGNLLIIITIKTSRALESPMYFFLFYLSLSDTCFSTSIAPRMIVDALLKNNTISFSECMIQVFSFHFFGCLEIFVLILMAVDRYVAICKPLHYISLMSRQVCSVLVAIAWVGACVHSLVQIFLTLSLPFCGPNVIDHYFCDLQPLLKLACADTYVINLLLVSNSGAICTVSFVMLMFSYVIILHSLRNHSAEGRKKALSTCISHIIVVILFFGPCIFIYTRPATTFPMDKMIAVFYTIGTPLVNPLIYTLRNAEVKNAMRKLWSKKLISDDQR, from the coding sequence ATGCGGCTGAACAATACTGTGACTGAGTTCATTCTGCTTGGGTTGACACAAGAtcttgttaaaaagaaaatagcatttgcctttttcttccttttctatttaggAACGTTGTTGGGTAATTTGTTGATTATCATCACCATCAAGACCAGCCGGGCACTTGAGAGTCCaatgtacttcttccttttctacttATCCTTATCTGATACCTGCTTCTCTACCTCCATAGCCCCTAGAATGATTGTGGATGCCCTTCTGAAGAATAATACTATCTCTTTTAGTGAGTGCATGATCCAAGTCTTTTCATTCCATTTCTTTGGCTGCCTGGAGATCTTCGTCCTTATCCTCATGGCcgttgaccgctatgtggccatctgtaaaccCCTGCATTACATAAGCCTCATGAGCCGGCAAGTCTGCAGTGTGTTGGTAGCTATAGCCTGGGTAGGGGCCTGTGTGCATTCTTTAGTTCAGATTTTTCTGACCTTGAGTTTACCTTTCTGTGGTCCCAATGTGATTGATCACTATTTCTGTGACTTGCAACCCTTGTTGAAACTTGCCTGTGCAGACACCTATGTGATCAACCTACTACTGGTGTCCAATAGTGGGGCCATTTGCACAGTGAGTTTTGTAATGCTGATGTTCTCCTATGTTATAATCTTGCATTCTCTGAGAAACCACAGTgctgaagggaggaaaaaagccCTTTCCACGTGCATTTCCCATATCATCGTAGTCATCTTGTTCTTTGGTccttgtatatttatatatacacgcCCAGCAACCACCTTCCCCATGGATAAGATGATAGCTGTGTTTTATACAATTGGAACACCTTTGGTTAACCCTCTGATTTATacactgagaaatgctgaggttaAAAATGCCATGAGGAAGCTATGGAGCAAGAAACTGATCTCAGATGATCAAAGATGA